In Sparus aurata chromosome 2, fSpaAur1.1, whole genome shotgun sequence, a single genomic region encodes these proteins:
- the LOC115576165 gene encoding histone H3.3, giving the protein MARTKQTARKSTGGKAPRKQLATKAARKSAPSTGGVKKPHRYRPGTVALREIRRYQKSTELLIRKLPFQRLVREIAQDFKTDLRFQSAAIGALQEASEAYLVGLFEDTNLCAIHAKRVTIMPKDIQLARRIRGERA; this is encoded by the exons ATGGCCCGTACAAAGCAGACTGCCCGTAAGTCCACTGGAGGCAAAGCCCCACGTAAACAGCTGGCCACAAAGGCTGCTCGCAAGAGCGCTCCTTCTACTGGTGGTGTCAAGAAGCCCCATCGTTACAG GCCTGGTACTGTGGCTCTGCGTGAGATTCGTCGTTATCAGAAGTCCACTGAGCTGCTGATCCGCAAGCTGCCCTTCCAGCGCCTGGTGAGAGAAATCGCCCAGGACTTCAAGACTGATCTGCGTTTCCAGAGTGCAGCCATCGGAGCTCTGCAG GAGGCCAGCGAAGCCTACCTGGTGGGTCTGTTTGAGGACACCAACTTGTGCGCCATCCACGCCAAGCGTGTCACCATCATGCCCAAAGACATCCAGCTGGCACGTCGTATCCGTGGGGAGCGCGCTTAA